A window from Citrus sinensis cultivar Valencia sweet orange chromosome 3, DVS_A1.0, whole genome shotgun sequence encodes these proteins:
- the LOC102621991 gene encoding aspartyl protease APCB1 isoform X1: MDSDESPSPPPQLTGVVIITLPPPNNPSLGKTITAYTLTDNSPQSQQTRHRQQQEHPLPPQLHPPQNSQFNFSLPMLFPGLPRKLFLFLAISIFALILYGSVFSYTLQDRYKSNNDDENKESFVFPLYHKFGIREVSQRDAEFKLGRFVDLDGESVVASVNDGIIRPHKSKINKKLVSSNAVAVDSSSIFPLRGNIYPDGLYFTYMIVGNPPRPYYLDMDTGSDLTWIQCDAPCSSCAKGANPLYKPRMGNILPYKDSLCMEIQRNHKPGYCETCQQCDYEIEYADHSSSMGVLARDELHLTIENGSLTKPNVVFGCAYDQQGLLLNTLVKTDGILGLSRAKVSLPSQLASQGIIKNVVGHCLTTNAGGGGYMFLGHDLVPSWGMAWVPMLDSPFMELYHTEILKINYGSSPLNLGARNSQVGWALFDTGSSYTYFTKQAYSELIASKDQHFSLCPLMQLKEVSSDGLVLDASDPTLPVCWRAKFPIRSIVDVKQFFKTLTLHFGSKWQIVSTKFRISPEGYLVISKKGNICLGILDGSEVHNGSTIILGDISLRGQLVVYDNVNKRIGWAKSHCMNPGRFKSLPFLEG; the protein is encoded by the exons ATGGATTCTGATGAGTCACCATCACCGCCACCCCAGTTAACAGGTGTTGTTATAATCACTCTTCCTCCACCAAATAACCCTTCTTTAGGCAAAACCATCACTGCTTATACTCTTACTGACAATTCCCCACAATCCCAACAAACCCGTCATCGACAACAACAGGAACACCCACTTCCACCCCAATTACACCCGCCACAAAACTCTCAATTTAACTTCTCGTTGCCAATGCTCTTTCCTGGCTTGCCGAGAAagctttttttgtttctggCTATTTCTATTTTTGCTCTCATTCTCTATGGCTCTGTCTTTTCATATACTCTTCAAGACCGGTACAAGTCCAacaatgatgatgaaaataagGAATCTTTTGTCTTCCCTTTGTATCATAAGTTTGGCATTCGTGAGGTTTCGCAAAGGGATGCTGAGTTTAAGTTGGGGAGGTTTGTGGATTTGGACGGAGAGAGTGTTGTAGCATCCGTGAATGATGGGATAATTAGACCCCACAAGAGTAAGATCAACAAAAAGTTGGTTTCTTCTAATGCTGTTGCTGTTGATTCTTCCTCCATTTTTCCTCTTAGGGGCAATATTTATCCAGATGG ATTGTATTTCACATATATGATTGTCGGAAATCCACCAAGACCTTATTATCTTGATATGGATACTGGGAGTGACTTAACATGGATTCAATGCGATGCTCCTTGCAGCAGTTGTGCCAAA GGAGCAAATCCTTTGTACAAACCAAGAATGGGGAATATACTACCTTACAAGGACTCATTGTGCAtggaaattcaaagaaatcatAAGCCAGGATATTGTGAAACTTGCCAACAATGCGACTATGAGATTGAATATGCAGATCATAGCTCCTCTATGGGGGTACTTGCAAGAGATGAGCTTCATCTAACGATTGAAAATGGATCACTGACTAAGCCAAATGTTGTTTTTGG GTGTGCATATGATCAGCAAGGTTTGTTGTTAAACACTCTGGTAAAGACAGATGGTATCCTTGGACTAAGCAGAGCTAAAGTGAGTTTGCCTTCCCAATTGGCAAGCCAGGGGATCATTAAGAATGTTGTTGGCCACTGCCTTACCACCAATGCAGGAGGTGGTGGATATATGTTCTTGGGTCATGATCTGGTACCCAGTTGGGGTATGGCATGGGTTCCCATGCTTGACAGTCCTTTCAT GGAGCTTTACCACACAGAgatcttgaaaataaattatggaaGTAGCCCACTGAATTTAGGTGCACGAAACAGTCAAGTAGGATGGGCACTGTTTGATACCGGCAGTTCTTATACCTACTTCACAAAACAAGCGTATTCTGAATTGATTGCTTCT aaagaTCAACATTTTTCACTTTGCCCATTGATGCAGCTTAAAGAAGTTTCTAGCGATGGACTTGTCCTAGATGCATCTGATCCAACATTGCCCGTCTGTTGGCGGGCTAAATTTCCCATCAG GTCCATTGTGGATGTGAAGCAGTTCTTTAAGACTCTGACACTTCATTTTGGGAGCAAATGGCAGATTGTTTCCACAAAGTTTCGCATTTCTCCAGAGGGGTACTTGGTCATTAGT AAGAAAGGCAACATATGCTTGGGCATTCTTGATGGAAGCGAAGTACATAATGGATCCACAATTATACTTGGAG ATATCTCACTGCGCGGACAGTTGGTTGTGTATGATAACGTTAATAAGAGGATCGGGTGGGCAAAATCACATTGCATGAACCCTGGAAGATTCAAGAGCCTGCCATTCTTGGAGGGATAG
- the LOC102621991 gene encoding aspartyl protease APCB1 isoform X2: protein MDSDESPSPPPQLTGVVIITLPPPNNPSLGKTITAYTLTDNSPQSQQTRHRQQQEHPLPPQLHPPQNSQFNFSLPMLFPGLPRKLFLFLAISIFALILYGSVFSYTLQDRYKSNNDDENKESFVFPLYHKFGIREVSQRDAEFKLGRFVDLDGESVVASVNDGIIRPHKSKINKKLVSSNAVAVDSSSIFPLRGNIYPDGLYFTYMIVGNPPRPYYLDMDTGSDLTWIQCDAPCSSCAKGANPLYKPRMGNILPYKDSLCMEIQRNHKPGYCETCQQCDYEIEYADHSSSMGVLARDELHLTIENGSLTKPNVVFGCAYDQQGLLLNTLVKTDGILGLSRAKVSLPSQLASQGIIKNVVGHCLTTNAGGGGYMFLGHDLVPSWGMAWVPMLDSPFMELYHTEILKINYGSSPLNLGARNSQVGWALFDTGSSYTYFTKQAYSELIASLKEVSSDGLVLDASDPTLPVCWRAKFPIRSIVDVKQFFKTLTLHFGSKWQIVSTKFRISPEGYLVISKKGNICLGILDGSEVHNGSTIILGDISLRGQLVVYDNVNKRIGWAKSHCMNPGRFKSLPFLEG from the exons ATGGATTCTGATGAGTCACCATCACCGCCACCCCAGTTAACAGGTGTTGTTATAATCACTCTTCCTCCACCAAATAACCCTTCTTTAGGCAAAACCATCACTGCTTATACTCTTACTGACAATTCCCCACAATCCCAACAAACCCGTCATCGACAACAACAGGAACACCCACTTCCACCCCAATTACACCCGCCACAAAACTCTCAATTTAACTTCTCGTTGCCAATGCTCTTTCCTGGCTTGCCGAGAAagctttttttgtttctggCTATTTCTATTTTTGCTCTCATTCTCTATGGCTCTGTCTTTTCATATACTCTTCAAGACCGGTACAAGTCCAacaatgatgatgaaaataagGAATCTTTTGTCTTCCCTTTGTATCATAAGTTTGGCATTCGTGAGGTTTCGCAAAGGGATGCTGAGTTTAAGTTGGGGAGGTTTGTGGATTTGGACGGAGAGAGTGTTGTAGCATCCGTGAATGATGGGATAATTAGACCCCACAAGAGTAAGATCAACAAAAAGTTGGTTTCTTCTAATGCTGTTGCTGTTGATTCTTCCTCCATTTTTCCTCTTAGGGGCAATATTTATCCAGATGG ATTGTATTTCACATATATGATTGTCGGAAATCCACCAAGACCTTATTATCTTGATATGGATACTGGGAGTGACTTAACATGGATTCAATGCGATGCTCCTTGCAGCAGTTGTGCCAAA GGAGCAAATCCTTTGTACAAACCAAGAATGGGGAATATACTACCTTACAAGGACTCATTGTGCAtggaaattcaaagaaatcatAAGCCAGGATATTGTGAAACTTGCCAACAATGCGACTATGAGATTGAATATGCAGATCATAGCTCCTCTATGGGGGTACTTGCAAGAGATGAGCTTCATCTAACGATTGAAAATGGATCACTGACTAAGCCAAATGTTGTTTTTGG GTGTGCATATGATCAGCAAGGTTTGTTGTTAAACACTCTGGTAAAGACAGATGGTATCCTTGGACTAAGCAGAGCTAAAGTGAGTTTGCCTTCCCAATTGGCAAGCCAGGGGATCATTAAGAATGTTGTTGGCCACTGCCTTACCACCAATGCAGGAGGTGGTGGATATATGTTCTTGGGTCATGATCTGGTACCCAGTTGGGGTATGGCATGGGTTCCCATGCTTGACAGTCCTTTCAT GGAGCTTTACCACACAGAgatcttgaaaataaattatggaaGTAGCCCACTGAATTTAGGTGCACGAAACAGTCAAGTAGGATGGGCACTGTTTGATACCGGCAGTTCTTATACCTACTTCACAAAACAAGCGTATTCTGAATTGATTGCTTCT CTTAAAGAAGTTTCTAGCGATGGACTTGTCCTAGATGCATCTGATCCAACATTGCCCGTCTGTTGGCGGGCTAAATTTCCCATCAG GTCCATTGTGGATGTGAAGCAGTTCTTTAAGACTCTGACACTTCATTTTGGGAGCAAATGGCAGATTGTTTCCACAAAGTTTCGCATTTCTCCAGAGGGGTACTTGGTCATTAGT AAGAAAGGCAACATATGCTTGGGCATTCTTGATGGAAGCGAAGTACATAATGGATCCACAATTATACTTGGAG ATATCTCACTGCGCGGACAGTTGGTTGTGTATGATAACGTTAATAAGAGGATCGGGTGGGCAAAATCACATTGCATGAACCCTGGAAGATTCAAGAGCCTGCCATTCTTGGAGGGATAG
- the LOC102622294 gene encoding serine/threonine-protein phosphatase 2A 65 kDa regulatory subunit A beta isoform-like, with protein MAMIDEPLYPIAVLIDELKNDDIQLRLNSIRRLSTIARALGEERTRKELIPFLSENNDDDDEVLLAMAEELGVFIPYVGGLEYANVLLPPLETLCTVEETCVRDKAVESLCRIGSQMREQDVIEHFIPLVKRLAAGEWFTARVSSCGLFHVAYPSAPEALKTELRTIYRQLCQDDMPMVRRSAATNLGKFAATVEAAHLKSEIMSIFEELTQDDQDSVRLLAVEGCGALGKLLEPQDCVAHILPVIVNFSQDKSWRVRYMVANQLYELCEAVGPEPTRSDVVPAYVRLLRDNEAEVRIAAAGKITKICRILNPELAIQHILPCVKELSSDSSQHVRSALATVIMGMAPILGKDATIEQLLPIFLSLLKDEFPDVRLNIISKLDQVNQVIGIDLLSQSLLPAIVELAEDRHWRVRLAIIEYIPLLASQLGVGFFDDKLGALCMQWLKDKVYSIRDAAANNVKRLAEEFGPDWAMQHIVPQVLEMINNPHYLYRMTILQAISLLAPVMGSEITCSQLLPVVINASKDRVPNIKFNVAKVLQSLIPIVDQSVVEKSIRPCLVELSEDPDVDVRFFATQALQSKDQVMMSG; from the exons ATGGCAATGATAGATGAACCACTATATCCGATTGCGGTTTTAATTGACGAGCTTAAGAATGATGACATACAGCTTCGTTTGAACTCGATTCGGCGACTCTCTACGATAGCTCGTGCATTGGGAGAGGAGAGGACACGGAAGGAGTTGATACCATTTTTAAGTGAAAACaatgacgatgatgatgaagtGCTTCTTGCAATGGCAGAAGAATTGGGGGTTTTCATTCCTTATGTTGGTGGTTTGGAGTATGCAAATGTGTTGCTTCCACCACTGGAGACTTTGTGCACAGTTGAAGAGACTTGTGTCAGGGACAAAGCAGTGGAGTCATTGTGTAGAATTGGTTCCCAGATGAGGGAACAAGATGTGATTGAGCATTTTATCCCATTAGTGAAG AGGCTGGCTGCTGGCGAGTGGTTTACAGCTCGGGTTTCATCATGTGGTTTGTTTCATGTTGCTTACCCAAGTGCTCCAGAAGCACTGAAAACTGAACTACGAACAATATACAGGCAGCTGTGTCAAGATGACATGCCCATGGTTAGGAGATCTGCAGCAACAAATCTTGGAAAATTTGCTGCTACTGTTGAAGCTGCCCATTTGAAGTCTGAAATCATGTCTATTTTTGAGGAACTTACACAGGATG ATCAAGATTCTGTGCGATTGTTGGCTGTTGAGGGTTGTGGAGCTCTAGGAAAGTTGTTGGAACCCCAGGATTGTGTGGCACATATTCTTCCTGTTATAGTTAATTTCTCTCAG GATAAGTCTTGGCGTGTTCGTTACATGGTTGCAAATCAATTATATGAGCTATGCGAAGCTGTTGGTCCTGAGCCTACCag GTCAGATGTGGTTCCTGCATATGTTCGGCTACTTCGTGATAATGAGGCTGAAGTGCGTATAGCTGCTGCaggaaaaataacaaagattTGCCGAATCTTGAATCCAGAACTTGCAATCCAGCATATTCTTCCTTGTGTAAAG GAATTGTCATCAGATTCGTCCCAGCATGTACGTTCTGCTTTGGCTACTGTTATAATGGGAATGGCTCCAATTTTAGGAAAG GATGCAACAATAGAGCAACTGCTCCctattttcctttctcttctAAAGGATGAATTTCCTGATGTCCGACTGAATATTATTAGCAAGCTTGATCAAGTCAACCAG GTGATTGGAATTGACCTGCTGTCCCAATCTCTATTGCCAGCAATTGTTGAGCTTGCAGAGGATAGACACTGGAGGGTTCGACTTGCAATAATAGAGTACATACCACTATTGGCAAGTCAGTTGGGTGTAGGGTTCTTTGATGATAAGCTTGGTGCTCTTTGCATGCAATGGTTAAAAGATAAG GTTTATTCCATTCGTGATGCTGCTGCCAACAATGTGAAACGTCTGGCAGAAGAATTTGGCCCTGATTGGGCAATGCAGCATATAGTTCCACAG GTTTTGGAAATGATTAACAACCCACATTATTTGTATCGAATGACTATTCTTCAAGCAATTTCTCTTCTTGCCCCTGTTATGGGCTCTGAAATTACATGTTCACAACTTCTGCCTGTGGTCATTAATGCATCAAAAGATAG GGTACcaaacatcaaattcaatgtAGCGAAAGTGTTGCAGTCACTTATTCCCATAGTTGATCAGTCT GTGGTGGAGAAGTCAATCCGTCCATGTTTGGTTGAGCTGAGTGAGGATCCAGATGTTGATGTCAGATTTTTTGCCACCCAAGCACTGCAGTCAAAAGATCAGGTCATGATGTCCGGCTAG